A window of Zingiber officinale cultivar Zhangliang chromosome 5A, Zo_v1.1, whole genome shotgun sequence contains these coding sequences:
- the LOC121980174 gene encoding uncharacterized protein LOC121980174 — MTTYKLPDLKVGQGSSSTIYLFGDPNVPDNKLNVIEAGWHISPAMYETSYPRFFTYWTDSNTGNWWVTYNDQLPLGYFPKELLPKMNDYAKVVQMGGHVYSPLNVPSPPMGSGHSGHEGPNRAAYFIQVQFVDQSNNLFVLNSNFLEPRADISDYYSIADNRYVDDKVKYAFAYGGAGGFK, encoded by the exons ATGACGACTTATAAGCTTCCAGATCTAAAAGTTGGTCAAGGATCATCTAGCACTATATATCTTTTTGGTGATCCAAATGTTCCAGACAATAAACTCAATGTGATCGAGGCTGGTTGGCAT ATTTCACCCGCCATGTACGAGACCAGTTATCCTCGATTTTTTACTTATTGGACA GATTCTAATACAGGGAATTGGTGGGTTACATATAATGATCAGCTACCTCTTGGGTATTTCCCTAAGGAATTGCTTCCAAAGATGAATGATTATGCAAAAGTTGTTCAAATGGGTGGACATGTTTACTCTCCCTTGAATGTGCCAAGTCCTCCAATGGGCAGTGGTCATTCAGGCCATGAAGGACCTAATAGAGCTGCTTATTTCATTCAAGTTCAGTTTGTGGATCAGTCGAATAACTTGTTTGTTTTGAATTCTAATTTTCTTGAGCCTAGGGCTGATATAAGTGATTATTATAGTATAGCGGATAATCGTTATGTAGATGATAAAGTTAAATATGCTTTTGCTTATGGGGGAGCTGGAGGTTTCAAATAA